Proteins co-encoded in one Bacillus paramycoides genomic window:
- a CDS encoding PTS sugar transporter subunit IIC gives MAILQGLALLLVVLCLFTLFSYRAPYGMKAMGALANAAIASFLIEAFHRYIGGEMFHNDFLQSVGESSGSMSGVAAAILVALAIGVSPVYAVLIGIATSGFGILPGFFAGYVCAFVVKFLEKKLPAGVEFLAILFIAAPISRGMAMLMDPLVNATLGKIGSMISVATTENPIIMGIMLGGLITVISTSPLSSMALTAMLGLTGLPMAIGSLAVAASAPMNFIFFKRLKICSKKDTIAVAIEPLTQADVVSANPIPIYATNFVGGALAGIITSLFQLVNNAPGTASPIPGLLVLFGFNDVVKVTIAAVLCGIVTTIVGYIGSIVFRKYPIRSADEIRGITSEEKVA, from the coding sequence ATGGCTATCTTGCAAGGTTTAGCACTATTACTTGTTGTACTTTGTCTATTTACACTTTTTAGTTACCGTGCTCCTTACGGTATGAAAGCGATGGGTGCTTTAGCTAATGCAGCAATCGCAAGTTTTCTTATTGAAGCATTTCACCGTTATATCGGTGGAGAAATGTTTCATAACGACTTTTTACAATCAGTAGGGGAATCTTCTGGTAGTATGAGCGGTGTCGCAGCGGCGATTTTAGTCGCTCTAGCAATAGGTGTTTCACCCGTATATGCTGTTTTAATCGGTATCGCTACTAGCGGATTCGGTATTTTACCAGGATTTTTCGCTGGATACGTTTGCGCTTTCGTCGTGAAATTTCTCGAAAAAAAATTACCGGCTGGCGTAGAGTTTTTAGCAATTTTATTTATCGCTGCGCCAATCTCACGCGGAATGGCAATGCTTATGGATCCGCTCGTGAACGCAACGCTCGGTAAAATCGGTTCTATGATTTCAGTTGCAACTACAGAAAATCCTATTATTATGGGTATTATGCTTGGTGGATTAATAACAGTTATTTCTACCTCTCCACTGAGTTCTATGGCACTCACTGCAATGCTTGGATTAACAGGTTTACCAATGGCAATTGGTAGTCTTGCCGTAGCAGCCTCAGCCCCAATGAACTTTATTTTCTTTAAACGACTAAAGATTTGTTCAAAGAAAGATACAATTGCTGTAGCAATCGAACCTTTAACACAAGCCGATGTTGTTTCAGCAAATCCAATTCCAATTTATGCGACGAACTTCGTTGGCGGTGCACTTGCTGGTATTATTACATCTCTGTTCCAGCTCGTTAATAATGCGCCAGGAACAGCATCACCAATCCCAGGACTTCTTGTCTTATTCGGATTTAATGACGTTGTAAAAGTAACAATTGCTGCTGTATTATGTGGAATCGTTACCACGATTGTTGGATATATCGGATCAATCGTGTTCCGTAAATATCCAATTCGCTCTGCTGATGAAATTCGTGGCATTACTTCGGAAGAAAAGGTTGCATAA
- a CDS encoding S66 family peptidase: protein MLPTKLKKGDEIRVISPSCSLSIVSNTNQELAIKRLTDMGFQVTFSTYADEIDRFASSSISSRIQDLHEAFRDPNVKAILTTLGGYNSNGLLKHLDYNLIRENPKFFCGYSDITALNNAIYSKTELVTYSGPHFSSFGMEKGLEYTNDYFLKCLTSNEPIEVLPSETWSDDSWYIDQENREFIKNEGYVSIHEGEATGEIIGGNMSTFNLLQGTPYMPNLKDKILFLEEDSLTGTATLKTFDRYLHSLIQQQDFEYIKGIVIGKMQKGAEGAECTIEDMQEMIASKLELAHTPIIANASFGHTTPIFTFPIGGRVKIISNKEKTSITILTH, encoded by the coding sequence GTGCTACCAACAAAATTGAAAAAAGGTGATGAAATTAGAGTGATTTCACCATCTTGCAGTTTAAGTATTGTCTCAAATACGAACCAAGAGCTCGCTATAAAAAGATTAACTGACATGGGCTTTCAAGTTACATTCTCAACATATGCTGATGAGATCGATCGGTTTGCTTCCTCTTCTATTTCTTCACGCATTCAAGACCTCCACGAAGCATTTAGAGACCCGAATGTAAAAGCCATTTTAACGACACTTGGCGGATACAACTCTAACGGTTTATTGAAACACCTCGATTATAATTTAATTCGAGAAAATCCGAAGTTCTTCTGTGGCTATTCTGATATTACCGCTTTAAATAATGCCATCTACTCAAAAACAGAACTCGTTACATATTCAGGACCCCATTTCTCTTCATTTGGAATGGAGAAAGGGCTCGAGTATACGAACGATTACTTTTTAAAATGCTTAACTTCTAATGAGCCTATTGAAGTCCTACCATCTGAAACATGGAGCGATGATTCTTGGTACATCGATCAGGAAAATCGAGAATTCATTAAAAATGAAGGATATGTTTCAATTCACGAAGGCGAAGCAACTGGGGAAATTATCGGTGGTAATATGAGCACATTCAATTTACTGCAAGGTACACCATATATGCCAAATTTAAAAGATAAAATTTTATTTCTTGAAGAGGATAGTTTAACTGGAACAGCTACCCTTAAAACTTTTGATCGTTATTTACATTCCCTTATACAGCAGCAAGATTTTGAGTACATAAAGGGTATTGTTATAGGAAAGATGCAAAAAGGTGCAGAAGGTGCAGAATGTACGATAGAAGACATGCAAGAAATGATTGCTTCAAAGCTTGAACTTGCACATACCCCTATCATCGCAAACGCAAGTTTCGGGCATACAACCCCGATTTTCACTTTCCCAATTGGCGGACGTGTAAAAATCATTTCTAACAAAGAAAAAACATCTATCACGATTTTAACGCACTAA
- a CDS encoding YxeA family protein, with amino-acid sequence MKLVMKVLAVFAIILGGTAYYLNTKTEGVHAFVDNFFSNKEIQDYYAVIDKGEKKDGEYLYTFKGYTEDGKLQVVKRMMNRELHTGAFIKIYAKGMQGKGWAEIPKESIPQKALEKIEKR; translated from the coding sequence ATGAAATTGGTAATGAAAGTTTTAGCTGTATTCGCCATCATTTTAGGTGGAACAGCGTATTATTTGAACACAAAAACAGAAGGTGTACATGCTTTTGTAGACAACTTCTTTTCAAATAAAGAAATACAAGATTATTATGCGGTTATAGATAAAGGTGAGAAAAAAGACGGTGAATACTTGTATACATTTAAAGGGTATACAGAGGACGGAAAGCTACAAGTTGTGAAAAGAATGATGAACCGTGAATTGCATACGGGGGCGTTTATAAAAATTTATGCAAAGGGTATGCAAGGAAAAGGATGGGCTGAAATCCCGAAAGAATCAATTCCGCAAAAAGCGTTGGAAAAAATAGAAAAACGATAA